From the genome of Hydrogenovibrio kuenenii DSM 12350:
TGTTCAAAGAAGCCAATGCCAAGGCTTGCCGCTAATCATCATTTATCACACCCCAGCCTGGCAGGTTTTAAGCGACATAAAAAAAGCGGCTAATGCCGCTTTCTTTCAAGTTAAAAAGGTTTGCCTTCCTCTATCGGCAATTCTGGAATCCTTGACCATTCATTCCAAGAACCGAAATAAAGTTTTACGTTTTCAATGCCCGCAGACTTTAAAGCCACTAGGGTATTTGATGCACGGGCGCCTTTGAAGCAATAAAGATACACTGGCGTGTCCTTTGTAATGCCCACGGTTTTACATTCTGCCAAAATCTCATCTGGTGTTTTGAACAAGGGAACGGTTCCAGGTTTCATCATACGATACCATTCAATCCAAACCGCACCTGGCAGTCGTCCTTTCCTTGGGCAAAAATCTTTACCGTATGGCGAGGAGCTGTCCGCAATCCATTCGTCCACATCACGAACATCCAGCATGGCGATTTCGCTTCCAAGCGCATTAAGTACGTCTTCCTTGCTGACCATTAAGCTATTGCCCGTTTCCTTAACAGGAAAAACGGTACTTTGTGGCGCAGGAATCTCTGTACTAACAGCATATCCTTCAGCCAGCCATGATTGATAACCACCGTGGAGAATTGCGACTTTTTCATATCCCAAATAACTTAGCAGAAAATAACCACGGCATG
Proteins encoded in this window:
- a CDS encoding sulfurtransferase, whose translation is MSDKVLINASKLNEMLTAGTSTVIIDTRSAEAYEQGHIPGAVNIHSIFTFLATSTPEGLQELKENFASAFGEAGLSGEETAVFYEDSMATGFGQSCRGYFLLSYLGYEKVAILHGGYQSWLAEGYAVSTEIPAPQSTVFPVKETGNSLMVSKEDVLNALGSEIAMLDVRDVDEWIADSSSPYGKDFCPRKGRLPGAVWIEWYRMMKPGTVPLFKTPDEILAECKTVGITKDTPVYLYCFKGARASNTLVALKSAGIENVKLYFGSWNEWSRIPELPIEEGKPF